The following coding sequences lie in one Silene latifolia isolate original U9 population chromosome 5, ASM4854445v1, whole genome shotgun sequence genomic window:
- the LOC141655868 gene encoding uncharacterized protein LOC141655868, translating to MGDQSNSAMATMATKICNQISTIFTKPTLGPSPLTLLVDQISETSAQKGQIFVYGVGREGLMLKALCMRLAHLGLSAHCVFDMTTPPIGPTDLLIASAGPGGFATVDAICGVAQSKGARVLLLTGQPQSGSCVKYANFVAHVNAQTMADDRDEGHVEGSRPLLPMGSVYEGGLFVLFEMVVFMLGDVLGESAESVRARHTNLE from the coding sequence ATGGGAGACCAAAGCAACTCCGCAATGGCAACCATGGCAACAAAAATATGCAACCAAATCTCCACCATTTTCACCAAACCCACCCTCGGCCCGTCACCACTAACCCTTTTAGTGGACCAAATCTCCGAAACCTCGGCCCAAAAGGGTCAAATCTTCGTCTATGGGGTTGGCCGAGAAGGCCTAATGCTCAAGGCCTTATGTATGAGGCTAGCCCACTTAGGCCTATCAGCCCACTGCGTCTTCGACATGACCACACCACCAATTGGGCCCACAGACCTCCTTATTGCATCTGCTGGGCCGGGTGGATTTGCCACGGTCGATGCAATCTGCGGTGTGGCCCAGTCCAAGGGTGCTCGTGTGTTGCTACTTACGGGCCAACCTCAAAGTGGGTCATGTGTTAAGTATGCTAATTTTGTGGCCCATGTAAATGCTCAGACTATGGCCGATGATCGCGATGAAGGACACGTGGAAGGATCGAGGCCGTTGCTTCCTATGGGGAGTGTATATGAAGGGGGGTTGTTTGTTTTATTTGAGATGGTTGTGTTTATGCTTGGTGATGTTTTAGGGGAGAGCGCTGAGAGTGTTAGAGCCAGGCATACTAATTTGGAATAA
- the LOC141656607 gene encoding protein ENDOSPERM DEFECTIVE 1-like — protein MAEFPKPPTSTSTSTPSDMATPANHNPPRRSRPRVREVSSRFMSPAISTPKQPSINSLRRSQTDLRPKYADENRPESLNRTSVSPVRSNKPRSAVKLFKETSRSDTPAMVPVPGRSIRHPNWDTAASKLLTVMADNSSSIDCSSSVDGDCESVRSEPCEIGQSNGGNRVSTPCSRSMELSFSSHEQGNVVNGNVDGTIRRKDGGNEEKMGGLMMRGSVKVGRSLKLPPVPLPPGGAKGQVAVEVKKAVRKGSSQVEDVHRLRLMYNHYLQWRFANAKAQASFVNQQKQSERQLYSLGVKISDLRDSVQSKRIEYGLLKQMETLSTVLDAQLPNLEGWASIEESYSSSLLELSNGLLNVLSQLPLVGNVRVDLKEIEEALNSAAKATEMICLQVQNFIPKAENMDSLVSNLARVYSGELTLVDECGDLLYKTHASQVEECSLRGQLMELQRCKLDKPKNGQC, from the exons ATGGCGGAATTCCCAAAACCACCAACATCAACATCAACCTCAACCCCATCGGATATGGCAACTCCGGCGAATCACAACCCGCCGCGTCGATCACGACCTAGAGTTCGTGAGGTCAGCTCGAGATTCATGTCGCCGGCGATATCGACACCGAAACAACCTTCGATTAACTCTCTCCGCCGATCACAGACCGATTTACGACCGAAGTACGCCGACGAAAACCGGCCGGAGTCGCTGAATCGGACCTCTGTCAGTCCAGTCCGGTCTAACAAACCCCGGTCCGCCGTCAAGCTCTTCAAGGAAACCTCTCGGTCCGACACTCCGGCGATGGTGCCGGTGCCGGGAAGGAGTATCCGGCATCCTAATTGGGATACCGCCGCGTCGAAACTGCTTACTGTAATGGCGGATAATAGTAGCTCAATTGATTGTTCTAGTTCAGTTGATGGAGATTGTGAGTCAGTAAGGTCAGAACCCTGTGAAATTGGTCAAAGTAATGGAGGAAATCGGGTTTCAACACCGTGTTCTAGGTCAATGGAGCTATCTTTTTCGAGTCACGAGCAAGGGAACGTCGTAAATGGGAATGTAGATGGAACAATTAGGAGGAAAGATGGTGGGAATGAAGAGAAAATGGGTGGTTTGATGATGAGGGGGTCGGTGAAGGTGGGGAGGAGTTTAAAGCTTCCTCCGGTGCCACTTCCGCCTGGCGGGGCTAAGGGTCAGGTGGCGGTAGAGGTTAAAAAGGCGGTGAGGAAGGGTTCGAGCCAGGTAGAGGATGTGCATAGGCTTAGGTTGATGTATAATCATTATTTGCAGTGGAGGTTTGCTAATGCTAAGGCTCAGGCTTCTTTTGTTAATCAGCAAAAGCAAAGTGAG AGACAGTTGTATTCTTTGGGAGTAAAGATATCAGACCTGCGGGATTCTGTACAAAGCAAGCGTATTGAATATGGGTTGTTAAAACAAATGGAAACTCTATCTACGGTACTCGACGCTCAG CTGCCCAATCTGGAAGGCTGGGCCTCTATAGAAGAGAGTTATTCTTCTTCATTGCTGGAGCTTAGCAATGGATTGCTGAACGTCTTGTCTCAACTTCCGCTTGTCGGTAATGTAAGG GTTGATTTGAAAGAGATAGAAGAGGCCCTAAATTCAGCCGCGAAAGCAACTGAAATGATTTGTCTACAAGTGCAAAATTTCATACCCAAG GCGGAAAATATGGATAGCTTGGTTTCTAACTTGGCCAGAGTATACAGTGGAGAGCTTACACTTGTTGATGAATGTGGAGATTTGTTGTACAAGACACATGCATCCCAG GTAGAAGAGTGTAGCCTAAGAGGACAACTAATGGAGCTTCAGCGTTGCAAGCTTGACAAGCCTAAAAACGGACAATGCTAA
- the LOC141656606 gene encoding uncharacterized protein LOC141656606: MVSVEHQEMYSQLLSYKNLIFQITLSLTLTILLYFISLASFFLNGINTYIHPDDVNPNKPQQSGPKLAIKRPSDQNPNHNLNGFQSLSSRTSSELKQRKKIKEKFEKFEFDENKAQIFRLKLGDPLIQSRLFYDSYSKCFNCFVISCFCLLLHKYLSFDLGDEFDDLGVVKNGSLVPVLISVYGLVRVLVSGFGVFVERSAFKRSERQLGFAFGVLGFFVGLVICLGLCPSVVDFEFSSIDGYGRLVVAGLCGCITGFLYMGAGKNARAFWLGTDQIRCNLSIVSIGWFGQILFYANHLSAGFSSLLWINPFAEIFLKKDNVGMEEADFVKFRLYSLLLTGVLQVLTLRLNVQTFLNEAVLSWYQRLHSSTVPDMDYSRAKVFLHGHYLCLAVLQFFTPAALILLSLGLSQVNGGLFDNFQGICGMLPCSVFVKETAIFLAWWVAFVWFLFSTAYLAIYRRGIMHIS, encoded by the coding sequence aTGGTAAGTGTTGAACACCAAGAAATGTACTCTCAATTACTCTCATACAAAAACTTAATCTTCCAAATCACACTATCCCTTACACTCACAATACTCCTCTACTTCATCTCTCTTGCATCTTTTTTCCTCAATGGTATCAACACATACATTCATCCAGATGATGTAAACCCTAATAAACCCCAACAATCTGGTCCTAAACTTGCAATCAAAAGACCATCTGATCAAAACCCTAATCACAATTTAAATGGGTTTCAATCCCTTTCTTCAAGAACATCATCTGAACTTAAACAAAGGAAGAAAATTAAGgagaaatttgaaaaatttgagttTGATGAGAATAAAGCTCAGATCTTTAGGCTTAAATTAGGTGACCCTTTGATCCAATCTCGTTTATTTTATGATTCTTATAGtaaatgttttaattgttttgttatttcttgtttttgtttgttgttgcatAAGTATTTGAGTTTTGATTTGGGTGATGAATTTGATGATCTTGGGGTTGTAAAGAATGGATCTTTAGTGCCAGTTTTGATATCTGTTTATGGGTTGGTTCGGGTTTTGGTATCGGGTTTTGGTGTTTTTGTCGAAAGATCTGCGTTTAAGAGGtctgagaggcaattagggtttgcttttGGTGTTTTGGGGTTTTTTGTTGGACTTGTGATTTGTTTAGGGTTATGCCCTAGTGTTGTTGACTTTGAGTTTAGCTCAATTGATGGTTATGGGAGATTGGTTGTGGCTGGTTTGTGTGGTTGTATTACCGGGTTTTTGTACATGGGAGCGGGCAAGAATGCTCGCGCATTTTGGCTTGGAACTGATCAAATAAGGTGTAATTTGTCGATAGTTTCAATTGGATGGTTTGGGCAAATCCTTTTCTATGCGAATCATCTATCAGCCGGGTTCTCTTCCTTGCTTTGGATCAATCCCTTTGCCGAGATCTTTTTGAAGAAGGACAATGTGGGTATGGAAGAAGCCGATTTTGTTAAGTTTAGGCTTTATTCCTTGTTGTTAACGGGTGTGTTGCAAGTTCTTACATTACGGTTGAATGTGCAAACTTTCTTGAATGAGGCCGTGTTATCTTGGTATCAGAGGCTCCATTCTAGCACTGTCCCGGATATGGATTATAGTAGGGCAAAGGTTTTCCTGCATGGACATTACTTGTGTCTAGCGGTTCTGCAGTTTTTCACTCCTGCAGCATTGATCCTTCTCTCATTGGGTTTGTCTCAAGTTAACGGAGGTTTGTTTGATAACTTTCAAGGGATATGTGGTATGCTTCCTTGCTCGGTGTTTGTTAAAGAAACCGCTATCTTCCTAGCTTGGTGGGTTGCCTTTGTATGGTTTCTTTTTAGCACAGCATACCTTGCTATATATAGGCGTGGTATTATGCATATTTCATGA